Proteins co-encoded in one Metabacillus sp. KUDC1714 genomic window:
- the holA gene encoding DNA polymerase III subunit delta — translation MIFNVWNDIKKKKLHSTYLLIGKETFLMQETVQLIVNASLMEEEKDFNLSVYDMEETSIETALEDAETLPFMGEKRVIILKNPVFLTSEKKKEKIEHRIDKLEQYMNSPAPYTILIFLAPYEKLDERKKITKLIKKQSVLLEMKTLSDDETIKWITDIAEQEAIYFSKEAMEELMLLTAGDLMIMHQELKKLSTYVGEGGSITPETVRLLVARSLEQNIFDLIDHVIHRRSKDALQIFYDLLKNNEEPIKILSLLVNQFRLILQVKELANTGYGQQQIATTVKVHPFRVKLALQQAKLFKAEELAHILMDLAEADYEMKTGKKEKQLLLELFLLKLFQK, via the coding sequence ATGATTTTTAATGTATGGAACGATATTAAAAAAAAGAAATTACACTCTACCTATTTATTAATTGGGAAAGAAACATTTCTAATGCAAGAGACAGTACAGTTAATTGTAAATGCTTCTCTAATGGAAGAGGAAAAAGACTTTAATTTGTCTGTTTATGATATGGAAGAAACATCGATTGAAACAGCTTTAGAGGATGCAGAAACCCTTCCTTTTATGGGGGAAAAACGTGTTATAATATTGAAAAATCCGGTCTTTTTAACAAGTGAGAAGAAAAAGGAAAAAATTGAACATCGAATTGACAAACTTGAGCAATATATGAATTCTCCAGCACCATATACAATCCTAATTTTTCTTGCGCCATATGAAAAGCTTGATGAACGAAAGAAAATAACAAAGCTTATAAAGAAGCAATCTGTTTTACTTGAGATGAAAACACTTTCAGATGATGAGACAATAAAGTGGATTACCGACATTGCTGAACAAGAAGCAATCTATTTTTCAAAAGAAGCGATGGAAGAGCTTATGTTATTAACTGCAGGAGATTTAATGATAATGCATCAGGAACTAAAAAAACTTAGTACATATGTAGGTGAAGGTGGTTCGATTACACCTGAAACGGTGAGGCTTCTAGTTGCGAGATCGTTGGAACAAAATATTTTTGATTTAATAGACCATGTCATTCATCGAAGAAGTAAGGATGCGTTACAAATTTTTTATGATTTATTAAAAAATAATGAGGAACCAATAAAAATTCTGTCCCTATTGGTGAATCAATTTAGATTGATATTACAGGTGAAAGAGCTGGCGAATACTGGTTACGGCCAACAGCAAATTGCAACTACTGTCAAGGTACATCCTTTTCGAGTTAAATTAGCCTTGCAGCAAGCAAAATTATTTAAAGCAGAGGAATTAGCACATATTCTAATGGATCTTGCAGAGGCTGATTATGAAATGAAAACTGGAAAAAAGGAAAAACAACTATTACTAGAATTGTTTTTGCTGAAGTTATTCCAGAAATAA
- a CDS encoding YqzM family protein encodes MNEFEKSVQSKRNDAVDSGVGFAASFGFFAVIFIIATVISLIGS; translated from the coding sequence GTGAACGAATTTGAAAAGAGTGTTCAAAGCAAACGTAATGATGCTGTAGATTCCGGAGTTGGTTTCGCTGCTTCATTTGGTTTTTTCGCAGTAATTTTCATTATTGCGACTGTTATTAGCTTAATTGGTTCATAA
- a CDS encoding DNA internalization-related competence protein ComEC/Rec2, with protein MKGKLQFLVISACFSLMMCRFHFHPFFIFTTIIFLIFLLIKKKHLLFFLSFSTIIFFIFVYSLTEQLNKSTLKEGLYTVNGIYSSIPIIDGNQFRGYIETSDGEKLPIYYTINSLEEKQALNKINPGTICRFTGELEMPKSPTMPNAFDYKQYLYDQHIHWQYEIDEIEQCKVGKKDWLFFLLEIRKNGLSFIEKHFPNTSVGIVQALIFGERKLIDKDLDTAYQELGIVHLLAISGSHIGLLASGIYYILIYCGITHERARIILVVMLPIYMILTGATPSVVRASFMMVLYLLIKIFKKNVSSIDVISFTFLVLLFINPYYLFQVGFQLSYVVSFGLLFSIGIVEQYSSWLTKLIVVSTVAQLCAMPLLLFHFYEISLISLPMNMIFVPLYSFIILPFSILATLVVAISSSIGQPIVNLFSEMLQLTHQIVLFASSIPYTTFTTGKPALLVTMGLICSTFYLFFQFERYHSIYLLIRPAVFIIFVLFIQAVLPYLNPYGKVIIIDVGQGDSIFIQRPFNKGSYLIDTGGRISFPKEDWEESSNPYSLAEKVTVPYLKSIGITKLDALFLTHGDMDHIGEALPLMKEVKIKELIIPEGFVRGKLEDTIIQEAKKKMMKIKAVQAGERVTFQGFSFYVVSPSILTESKNDDSLVLWAELGGLKWLFTGDAEIEGEKKMIEMYPTLKADILKVGHHGSKGSTSDLLLDHINPSIALVSAGDNNRYQHPHTEVLEKLSLRKIDLFRTDLHGAILYHFKGNRGTFSTHPPYDEVY; from the coding sequence TTGAAAGGAAAGCTACAATTCCTAGTTATTTCTGCTTGTTTTTCACTCATGATGTGTCGTTTTCACTTCCACCCCTTTTTTATTTTCACCACAATTATCTTCCTTATTTTCCTTCTTATCAAAAAGAAACATCTTCTCTTTTTCCTTTCCTTTTCGACAATCATTTTCTTTATATTTGTCTACTCCCTTACAGAACAACTAAATAAATCAACATTGAAGGAAGGTTTATATACTGTAAATGGAATTTATTCATCTATTCCCATTATTGATGGAAACCAATTTAGAGGCTATATCGAAACTAGTGATGGAGAGAAGCTTCCTATTTACTATACGATTAATTCTTTAGAGGAGAAGCAGGCTCTTAATAAGATTAACCCAGGGACCATTTGTCGTTTTACAGGAGAATTAGAAATGCCCAAATCACCAACAATGCCAAATGCATTTGATTATAAACAGTATCTATATGATCAACATATTCATTGGCAATATGAGATTGATGAGATTGAACAGTGTAAAGTAGGTAAAAAGGATTGGCTATTCTTTTTATTAGAAATTAGAAAAAATGGATTATCTTTTATAGAGAAGCATTTTCCAAATACATCAGTAGGAATTGTGCAAGCATTAATTTTTGGTGAAAGAAAATTAATTGATAAGGACCTAGACACAGCTTATCAAGAGCTTGGTATTGTTCATTTACTTGCAATTTCTGGATCACATATAGGATTATTGGCTAGTGGTATTTATTACATATTGATCTATTGTGGTATCACACATGAAAGGGCAAGAATTATTTTAGTCGTAATGTTACCAATATATATGATTCTTACAGGTGCTACTCCATCCGTCGTTAGAGCATCGTTTATGATGGTTCTTTACCTATTAATAAAGATTTTCAAAAAAAATGTCTCTTCAATAGATGTTATAAGCTTCACATTTCTAGTGCTCCTTTTTATAAACCCATACTATTTGTTTCAAGTAGGGTTTCAGCTGTCTTACGTTGTAAGCTTTGGATTACTTTTTTCTATTGGTATTGTTGAACAGTATAGTAGTTGGCTAACTAAATTAATAGTTGTTTCGACTGTTGCCCAACTATGTGCGATGCCATTATTACTTTTTCATTTCTATGAGATATCCCTAATTAGCTTACCGATGAATATGATATTTGTGCCACTTTATTCCTTCATTATTTTACCATTTTCCATTTTAGCTACATTAGTTGTTGCAATTTCATCCTCAATTGGACAGCCTATTGTAAATTTGTTTAGTGAAATGCTTCAGCTAACTCATCAAATCGTTCTATTTGCATCGTCAATTCCATATACAACCTTTACAACAGGGAAACCTGCTCTTTTAGTAACGATGGGATTAATCTGCTCGACGTTTTATTTATTTTTTCAATTTGAGCGTTACCATAGTATATATTTGTTAATTCGTCCTGCAGTTTTTATTATTTTTGTATTATTCATTCAAGCTGTATTACCATATTTAAATCCTTATGGAAAGGTAATAATCATTGATGTTGGCCAAGGGGATTCGATTTTTATTCAACGCCCTTTTAATAAAGGTAGTTATTTAATTGATACAGGAGGAAGGATTTCATTTCCGAAGGAAGATTGGGAAGAATCAAGTAATCCTTATTCGCTTGCTGAGAAAGTAACTGTACCGTATTTGAAATCAATTGGCATAACGAAGCTTGATGCTCTGTTTTTAACACATGGAGATATGGATCATATAGGCGAAGCTTTACCATTAATGAAAGAGGTTAAAATTAAAGAATTAATTATTCCAGAGGGGTTTGTTAGAGGGAAGTTAGAAGATACAATCATTCAAGAAGCAAAGAAGAAAATGATGAAGATAAAAGCAGTACAAGCTGGGGAACGAGTGACTTTTCAAGGTTTTTCTTTTTATGTTGTTTCTCCGAGCATCTTAACTGAGAGTAAGAATGACGATTCATTAGTACTATGGGCAGAGCTAGGTGGTCTAAAATGGCTATTTACTGGGGATGCAGAAATTGAAGGAGAGAAAAAGATGATTGAAATGTATCCAACATTAAAAGCAGATATTTTAAAAGTGGGGCATCATGGGAGTAAAGGATCCACCTCAGATCTTTTACTTGACCATATTAATCCATCAATTGCACTCGTATCAGCAGGGGATAATAACCGTTATCAGCATCCACATACCGAGGTTCTTGAAAAATTATCACTACGTAAAATTGATTTGTTTCGAACAGATTTACATGGAGCAATTTTATATCATTTTAAAGGAAATAGAGGAACCTTTTCTACCCATCCTCCATACGATGAAGTATATTAA
- a CDS encoding ComE operon protein 2: MSRISWNQYFMSQSHLLALRSTCTRLAVGATIVRDKRIIAGGYNGSIAGGVHCSDEGCYVIDNHCVRTIHAEMNALLQCAKFGVPTQGAEIYVTHFPCLQCCKALIQGGIKKVYYAVDYKNHPYAVELFKQANVSVEHVALDNSLDVEKNQEKHEFISSLLDKLAKTDIDEEVLQALYKKADLLFL, from the coding sequence GTGAGTCGTATTTCTTGGAATCAATATTTTATGTCACAAAGTCACTTGTTAGCTTTAAGGAGTACTTGTACAAGATTAGCAGTAGGGGCAACAATAGTTCGTGATAAACGAATTATTGCTGGCGGATATAATGGATCTATTGCTGGTGGTGTTCATTGTTCTGATGAAGGTTGTTATGTTATCGATAATCATTGTGTTCGAACAATTCACGCTGAAATGAATGCTTTGCTTCAATGCGCGAAATTTGGTGTTCCAACTCAAGGTGCAGAAATATATGTCACACATTTTCCGTGCCTTCAATGTTGTAAGGCCCTTATTCAAGGTGGGATAAAAAAGGTTTATTATGCAGTTGACTATAAAAATCATCCATATGCAGTAGAACTTTTTAAGCAAGCGAATGTTTCGGTTGAGCATGTGGCACTTGACAATTCACTAGACGTTGAAAAAAATCAAGAAAAACATGAATTTATTTCAAGTTTATTAGACAAGCTTGCAAAAACAGATATCGATGAAGAGGTGCTACAAGCACTCTATAAAAAAGCTGATTTACTGTTTTTATAA
- a CDS encoding helix-hairpin-helix domain-containing protein — protein MSIFQKYKKWIIVISILLASIGFYYYFINDSGSSEVLSIQEEKDPLTLLDMEEPATEIKNNEEEGKSVLVIDIKGAINQPGVYELETGARVHQLIDIAGGLKKDADELAINLAAPLEDGMVVYIPKKGEVTDNQFTMPAGQDRSGAKDKININLATSEELQTITGVGPSKAEAIITFRDENGPFTSPEGLLEVSGIGEKSLEKIKEEITIK, from the coding sequence ATGAGTATCTTTCAAAAATATAAAAAATGGATAATTGTTATATCCATTTTATTAGCTTCAATTGGTTTTTATTATTATTTTATTAACGATTCGGGTTCTTCAGAGGTCTTAAGTATTCAAGAAGAAAAGGATCCCCTCACTTTATTGGATATGGAAGAACCAGCTACTGAGATAAAAAACAATGAAGAGGAAGGAAAGTCTGTATTAGTTATTGATATAAAAGGTGCAATAAACCAGCCAGGTGTTTATGAATTAGAAACTGGTGCAAGAGTACACCAGCTTATTGATATAGCAGGCGGATTAAAAAAAGATGCAGATGAGTTGGCTATTAATTTAGCGGCTCCTTTGGAAGATGGCATGGTTGTGTATATTCCTAAAAAGGGTGAAGTAACCGATAATCAATTTACGATGCCTGCAGGACAAGATAGAAGTGGTGCTAAAGACAAAATAAACATTAATCTAGCAACAAGTGAAGAACTTCAAACAATAACAGGTGTTGGGCCGTCAAAGGCAGAAGCAATTATTACATTTCGGGATGAGAATGGACCTTTTACATCCCCAGAAGGTTTATTGGAAGTATCCGGGATTGGTGAGAAGTCATTAGAAAAAATAAAAGAAGAAATTACTATAAAATAA
- the comER gene encoding late competence protein ComER, which yields MNVGFVGTGNMGRILIESFIESGAIRPSFIYMTNRTKAKAEAIQNIYLETNVLDSAEEVVKRSDLIFICVKPLDIHPLLKKLDHLLTPNKCLLSITSPISVEQLETLVDCQIARAIPSITNRAFSGVSLITYGHSCHKDTKRTLEELFEQISNPVQIEDDITRVSSDIVSCGPAFFSYLLQKFVDGAVAETSITKDQAVLLASEMIIGMGKLLETEIYTLPTLQEKVCVKGGVTGKGIKVLEDEIGDMFEKVFQATHEKYYEDIEEVSVQFNKIPHK from the coding sequence TTGAATGTAGGTTTTGTTGGAACAGGGAATATGGGAAGAATTTTAATAGAATCTTTTATCGAGTCGGGTGCAATTAGACCCTCATTCATTTATATGACTAATCGAACAAAAGCTAAGGCAGAAGCAATACAAAATATTTATCTAGAAACAAATGTACTGGATTCGGCAGAAGAAGTGGTTAAACGCTCGGATTTAATATTTATTTGTGTGAAGCCATTAGATATACACCCCCTTTTAAAAAAACTTGACCATCTTTTAACACCAAATAAATGTTTACTATCGATTACTAGCCCAATAAGTGTAGAACAGCTTGAAACACTTGTAGATTGCCAGATTGCACGAGCCATTCCAAGTATTACAAATCGTGCATTTTCCGGAGTGTCGTTAATTACTTATGGTCATTCATGTCATAAAGACACAAAAAGAACTCTCGAGGAACTGTTTGAACAAATTTCAAACCCAGTTCAAATAGAAGATGATATCACGAGGGTTTCATCAGATATTGTAAGTTGTGGACCGGCCTTTTTTAGCTATTTGCTTCAGAAATTTGTAGACGGCGCTGTCGCAGAAACAAGCATCACTAAAGACCAGGCTGTTCTTTTAGCGAGCGAGATGATTATTGGTATGGGTAAATTACTCGAAACAGAAATTTACACACTACCAACACTCCAGGAAAAGGTTTGCGTGAAAGGAGGAGTAACAGGAAAAGGAATTAAGGTGCTAGAAGATGAAATTGGCGATATGTTTGAAAAGGTATTTCAAGCAACACATGAAAAGTACTATGAAGATATTGAAGAAGTTTCTGTGCAATTTAATAAAATTCCTCATAAATAA
- a CDS encoding class I SAM-dependent DNA methyltransferase, with translation MIYQGFAYIYDQLMKDAPYEEWVTFINESISTYSPQAKKILDVGCGTGEIAIRLAKQQLDVTGVDLSEDMLTVAQSKLNESKVAVLFLQQDMRELDGFVEQFDVVTICCDSLNYLETNDDVQATFHAVYNQLKTRGLFIFDVHSIHKIHNIFVGATFTDQDEDVSLIWNSYAAEESNSVEHDMSFFVKRDDLYERYDELHYQRTYTIEEYTSWLEAASFEVVKVCGDFRFDESPSSTSERLFFIARKKE, from the coding sequence ATGATCTACCAAGGCTTTGCCTATATTTATGATCAGCTTATGAAGGATGCACCATATGAAGAATGGGTAACGTTCATTAATGAGTCCATTTCAACATATAGTCCCCAGGCAAAAAAGATCTTAGATGTTGGCTGTGGGACTGGAGAAATTGCTATCCGTTTGGCAAAACAACAGCTTGATGTTACAGGTGTTGATTTAAGTGAGGATATGCTAACTGTGGCCCAATCAAAGTTAAACGAGAGTAAAGTGGCTGTTTTATTTCTTCAGCAAGATATGAGAGAGCTCGATGGTTTTGTAGAACAGTTTGATGTAGTAACAATATGTTGCGATTCGTTAAATTATTTAGAAACGAATGATGACGTACAAGCTACATTTCATGCAGTTTATAATCAGCTAAAGACTCGAGGATTATTTATTTTTGATGTTCATTCCATTCATAAAATACACAATATTTTTGTGGGTGCAACCTTTACAGATCAAGATGAAGATGTCAGCCTAATTTGGAATTCCTATGCTGCTGAAGAATCGAACAGTGTGGAACATGACATGTCCTTTTTTGTAAAGCGCGATGACCTTTATGAGCGCTACGATGAGCTTCATTATCAAAGAACATATACGATTGAAGAATATACATCATGGCTTGAAGCAGCTTCTTTTGAAGTTGTAAAAGTCTGCGGTGATTTTCGCTTTGATGAATCACCATCCTCGACATCTGAACGGTTGTTTTTTATTGCGAGGAAAAAAGAATAA
- the rsfS gene encoding ribosome silencing factor, whose product MDRRDILTTVAKAADSKRAEDVIALNMQGISLIADFFLICHGNSDKQVQAIAREIKEQAAEMDIHVKRLEGFDEARWVLIDLGDVVAHVFHKDERSYYNLERLWGDAPIEDLTSELNQ is encoded by the coding sequence ATGGATAGAAGAGATATTTTAACAACAGTAGCAAAAGCAGCAGATAGCAAACGTGCAGAGGATGTCATTGCACTTAATATGCAAGGAATTTCCTTAATTGCAGATTTTTTTCTTATCTGTCATGGTAATTCAGACAAACAAGTTCAAGCAATTGCAAGAGAAATAAAAGAACAGGCTGCAGAAATGGACATTCATGTAAAACGTTTAGAAGGTTTTGATGAAGCTCGCTGGGTGTTAATTGACCTTGGTGATGTCGTAGCACATGTGTTTCATAAAGATGAACGTAGCTATTACAATCTAGAACGTTTATGGGGAGATGCTCCAATTGAGGATTTAACAAGTGAGTTAAATCAATGA
- the yqeK gene encoding bis(5'-nucleosyl)-tetraphosphatase (symmetrical) YqeK, with product MEREVALKLVAEQITEHRYVHTIGVMETAVQLARYYGQDPKKAELAAIFHDYAKFRPKAEMKQIIEEQQMSKELLEHNSELWHAPVGAYLVEKEVGITDQDVLSAIKYHTSGRPNMTLLEKIIYVADYIEPGRHFPGVEEVRELAQSDLDLALIKSLQNTMMFLLKKNQAVYPDTFQTYNSLVLTGGR from the coding sequence ATGGAACGTGAAGTAGCATTAAAGCTTGTGGCTGAGCAAATCACAGAACATCGCTATGTTCATACAATTGGTGTTATGGAAACGGCGGTCCAATTGGCGCGATATTATGGGCAGGATCCGAAAAAAGCTGAGTTAGCTGCGATTTTTCATGACTATGCAAAGTTTCGCCCGAAAGCAGAAATGAAACAAATCATTGAAGAACAACAAATGTCAAAAGAATTGTTAGAACATAATAGTGAACTATGGCATGCGCCAGTTGGTGCATACTTAGTTGAAAAAGAAGTGGGGATTACTGATCAAGATGTTTTGAGTGCGATTAAGTACCATACTTCTGGACGACCAAATATGACACTACTAGAAAAAATTATTTATGTGGCAGACTATATTGAGCCAGGTAGACATTTTCCTGGTGTTGAAGAGGTTAGGGAGCTTGCACAATCAGATCTAGACCTAGCATTAATAAAATCATTACAAAATACGATGATGTTTTTATTGAAAAAAAATCAAGCAGTTTATCCTGATACATTTCAAACATACAATTCTTTAGTATTAACAGGAGGAAGATAA
- a CDS encoding nicotinate-nucleotide adenylyltransferase — MSKKIGILGGTFDPPHYGHLLIASEVLQALQLSEIWFMPNQIPPHKQKEDFTDSKHRLNMLKLATSEQEHFKIETIELERKGPSYTYDTLCLLREQFPTYSFYFIIGADMIEYLPKWYKVDEVVKLVTFVGVKRPGYETSTKYPITEIEIPQFDVSSTMLRNRLKVNKNTAYLLPEDVKRYIEENRLYGT; from the coding sequence ATGTCAAAAAAAATAGGGATTTTGGGTGGGACATTTGATCCGCCTCATTATGGCCATTTATTAATTGCTAGTGAGGTTTTACAAGCATTGCAATTATCTGAAATATGGTTTATGCCTAATCAAATTCCTCCTCATAAACAGAAAGAAGACTTTACTGATAGTAAGCATCGTCTAAATATGTTAAAGCTTGCTACTAGTGAACAAGAACACTTTAAAATCGAAACGATCGAATTAGAACGAAAAGGTCCTTCCTATACATATGACACACTTTGTCTATTACGCGAACAATTTCCTACATATTCCTTTTACTTTATAATAGGAGCAGATATGATAGAGTATTTACCAAAATGGTATAAGGTTGACGAAGTCGTAAAATTAGTTACGTTTGTCGGAGTGAAACGACCTGGATATGAAACCAGTACAAAATATCCAATCACCGAGATTGAAATCCCACAATTTGACGTTTCTTCTACAATGCTAAGAAATCGGTTAAAAGTAAATAAAAATACTGCTTATCTTCTACCCGAAGATGTGAAAAGATATATAGAGGAGAATCGCTTATATGGAACGTGA
- the yhbY gene encoding ribosome assembly RNA-binding protein YhbY has translation MLTGKQKRFLRSEAHHLNPIFQVGKGGVNENMIKQISEALEARELFKISILQNCEDNKDTVAETLVKGTGAELVQIIGNTIVLYKESKENKQLRLPN, from the coding sequence ATGTTAACTGGAAAACAAAAACGTTTTTTACGATCAGAAGCACATCACTTGAATCCAATTTTTCAAGTTGGTAAAGGTGGAGTAAATGAAAATATGATTAAGCAAATCTCAGAGGCGTTAGAAGCTCGTGAGCTTTTCAAAATATCTATATTGCAAAATTGTGAAGATAACAAAGATACAGTTGCTGAAACATTAGTTAAAGGAACAGGTGCAGAACTTGTACAGATCATTGGCAACACAATCGTTTTATATAAAGAGTCTAAAGAAAATAAGCAGCTTCGTTTACCTAATTAA
- the aroE gene encoding shikimate dehydrogenase, producing the protein MGNLYGVIGCPINHSMSPDIHNDAFKDKNIDGYYHAFHVEPDQLGESVQALKVLGVKGFNVTIPHKISIIPYMDELDVTAKIAGAVNTVVNVNGRLVGHNTDGNGYVDSLTHVLIKPIIEQKILIIGAGGAARGIYFTLAHQGCQDIDLCNRTISKAEELIMECPYENTSKALTLEEAELQLESYDVIIQTTAVGLHPNIDQKPLSLNNAKQSVVVSDIVYNPIKTALLQEAEERGLTIHNGVGMFVHQAALAFNLWTGLEPSIEKMTEIVYDKLGGTSC; encoded by the coding sequence ATGGGGAACTTATATGGCGTAATTGGATGTCCAATTAATCATTCTATGTCACCTGACATCCATAACGATGCTTTTAAAGATAAGAATATAGATGGTTATTATCATGCTTTTCATGTTGAGCCTGATCAACTTGGTGAATCAGTTCAGGCCCTTAAGGTATTGGGGGTAAAAGGTTTTAATGTTACAATCCCACATAAAATTTCTATTATCCCCTATATGGATGAGCTTGATGTAACAGCTAAAATTGCTGGCGCAGTAAATACAGTTGTTAATGTAAATGGACGACTAGTCGGACATAATACAGATGGTAATGGCTATGTCGACTCATTAACTCATGTTTTAATAAAACCGATAATTGAGCAAAAAATATTGATTATCGGTGCAGGTGGTGCAGCTAGAGGTATTTATTTTACGCTTGCACATCAAGGCTGCCAGGATATTGACCTATGTAATCGAACAATATCAAAAGCAGAAGAGCTTATAATGGAATGTCCATATGAAAATACAAGTAAAGCCTTAACATTAGAAGAGGCAGAATTGCAGCTGGAAAGCTATGACGTTATAATTCAAACGACAGCAGTAGGTTTACACCCGAATATAGATCAGAAACCATTGTCTCTAAACAATGCTAAACAGTCAGTAGTCGTAAGTGATATTGTTTATAATCCAATAAAAACTGCGTTATTACAGGAAGCAGAAGAACGCGGATTAACGATACATAACGGTGTTGGTATGTTTGTTCATCAGGCTGCACTTGCCTTCAATTTATGGACAGGTTTAGAACCATCTATCGAAAAAATGACAGAAATTGTTTATGACAAACTAGGAGGTACATCATGTTAA